In Pan paniscus chromosome 1, NHGRI_mPanPan1-v2.0_pri, whole genome shotgun sequence, the DNA window ATAAATCCTGGATAGTTTCCTAACAAGTGAGACACCGTGGTAATGAGAACAAGAAGCTTTATTTTTTGGCAGGGTTAGGCACAGGGAACTGCCAATCCTTGGCAGGGGCAGGGATGAGGGAACTGTGAGATTCTATACACCAGACAGGAAGCACCTTCTGGGGACAGCTTGGATACTCAACAGGAACACCCCCAGCTCAGCTTGTGAAAGCCAGAACAAAGTATCTGGAAAAGCATGCATCAGGATGGAGCTTTTCCTGGGCCCTTGGGATCCTTGTTTCCTCCAAAGATTACTTGTCTCATCATCAGGATCCAGGTCAGCAGCAGCCCCCAGAGCCATGGCCACAGCAGGAGCCCCCGCCTTGCTGACCACTGCCCTTGTCACAGGAGTTGGATCTCTGGCGCCGGCATTGATGGGACCTGCAGTGCCTGTGGTGGCTCAGGCAGCAGCCACTTTCAGAACTGGGGCCACAGCCCCCGGAGCTTAGAGCACAGTCAGAAGAGGGTGGAGGCAGACACTGTGCTGGGCTCTTTGGGGGACACTTGGGTGAGGGACACTTGGGAGGGGGCTGGCACTGCTGCTGGTTCTGCTGGCAGGACATCTTTGCAGGAATTTTACCTTGAACAGAATAATAGAAACATTAGAGCACAGAACCCTCAGAC includes these proteins:
- the LCE3C gene encoding late cornified envelope protein 3C codes for the protein MSCQQNQQQCQPPPKCPSPKCPPKSPAQCLPPPSSDCALSSGGCGPSSESGCCLSHHRHCRSHQCRRQRSNSCDKGSGQQGGGSCCGHGSGGCC